A genomic window from Lotus japonicus ecotype B-129 chromosome 1, LjGifu_v1.2 includes:
- the LOC130728445 gene encoding ras-related protein RABD2a-like yields MNPEYDYLFKLLLIGDSGVGKSCLLLRFADDSYIESYISTIGVDFKIRTVEQDAKTIKLQIWDTAGQERFRTITSSYYRGAHGIIIVYDVTDEESFNNVKQWLSEIDRYASDNVNKLLVGNKSDLTANRAVSYETAKAFADEIGIPFMETSAKDATNVEQAFMAMAASIKNRMASQPANNARPPTVNISGKPVGQSSGCCSS; encoded by the exons ATGAATCCCGAGTA TGATTACCTGTTCAAGCTCCTTCTTATTGGTGACTCTGGTGTTGGCAAATCATGCCTTCTTCTGAGATTTGCT GATGATTCATACATTGAGAGCTACATAAGCACAATTGGAGTTGATTTT aaaaTACGCACCGTTGAGCAGGATGCAAAAACCATTAAACTCCAGATC TGGGATACAGCTGGGCAAGAAAGATTTAGGACAATCACCAGTAGCTACTACCGTGGGGCACACGGGATCATT ATTGTTTATGATGTAACAGATGAAGAGAGCTTTAACAATGTGAAGCAGTGGCTCAGCGAAATTGACCGATATGCCAGTGATAACGTCAACAAGCTTTTGGTTGGCAACAAGTCCGATCTGACTGCAAATAGAGCTGTCTCATATGAAACCGCTAAA GCATTTGCTGATGAAATAGGCATTCCTTTTATGGAAACAAGTGCAAAAGATGCTACAAATGTCGAACAGGCATTTATGGCTATGGCTGCTTCCATTAAGAATAg AATGGCAAGCCAACCTGCAAACAATGCAAGGCCTCCAACAGTGAATATCAGTGGAAAGCCAGTTGGGCAGAGTAGTGGTTGCTGCTCTTCCTAA